A portion of the Thermoflexus hugenholtzii JAD2 genome contains these proteins:
- a CDS encoding glycosyltransferase family protein: MRRPLGLADSGVLLALAGWIALLYWPFWSGDPRAQAAFRPGDFTEHHYPFAAYAHRRLQAGQLPLWDPYTLGGHPFAADIQAQAFYPVRWAVAFLSQGHPLSARAYAAETIAHLILTAWGAYGFFRRTARDRAAAAFGAFAWGLSGYLTGYPLQDPPIVASLAWLPWLLWGLAGLLEGAPHPGRWRALAILAWAMTFLGGHTQTTLYVYLIALAFAGAQLGARQAGRARGARELARVILLGTGLTAAPLLATLELIPWTERTEWTFPQRAGGFELWELAGTFWPQLTLWSPLYVGIPTLLLALANLAAGTPEGQLPRILWGGLAGVGGLWALGGEAALYPALVRLLPVLELFRNQERAALIPAWCLVALAVEGWPRPPTESLRRALRWIIGGTGLLLLGALLLIQAQDISQWPRLHRLLSQAGWPWAMATGALLLLRGWPRTRWALVALLALDVGSVAWRTAEAGHRVWQDPEAVAAPPITPDMLPASGPPYRVDTRGHATGNWTAQVGVEDLHGSVTLALRPFLRFRQQVPGERVWALMGVGCYLQRADEPPLPFPSRPVRSLMLGEKAVELRCLEVPFSRFHLMYEAVVFDDETALRALRDAAFDPLRTVILDRLWPLPGMSPPSTPPRLTVQAWAPEALQLEVWTEKPGFLVIGDVWYPGWQAWVDGQPAPVLRAYTTLRAVPVPAGAHVVILRYEPLSVRLGLALSGLSFALLCLSAFRGRP, from the coding sequence ATGCGGCGCCCCCTCGGGCTGGCGGACAGCGGGGTCCTCCTGGCCCTGGCGGGATGGATCGCTCTGCTCTACTGGCCCTTCTGGTCCGGGGACCCCCGGGCCCAGGCCGCTTTCCGCCCGGGAGACTTCACTGAGCACCACTATCCGTTTGCGGCCTATGCCCACCGGCGTCTCCAGGCCGGGCAGCTCCCCCTCTGGGATCCCTACACCCTGGGCGGTCATCCCTTCGCCGCGGACATCCAAGCTCAGGCCTTCTATCCGGTCCGCTGGGCGGTTGCCTTCCTCAGCCAGGGACATCCGCTGAGCGCCCGGGCTTACGCTGCGGAGACGATCGCGCATCTGATCCTGACCGCATGGGGGGCCTACGGGTTCTTCCGCCGCACCGCCCGCGATCGCGCCGCCGCGGCCTTCGGTGCCTTCGCCTGGGGGCTGAGCGGGTATCTCACCGGCTACCCCCTCCAGGATCCCCCGATCGTTGCCAGCCTGGCCTGGCTGCCTTGGCTCCTGTGGGGGCTGGCCGGGCTTCTGGAGGGAGCGCCCCATCCCGGCCGCTGGCGCGCCCTGGCGATCCTCGCATGGGCGATGACGTTCCTCGGAGGGCACACGCAGACCACGCTCTACGTCTATCTGATCGCGCTCGCCTTCGCGGGGGCCCAGCTGGGAGCCCGGCAGGCCGGGCGCGCCCGGGGAGCGCGGGAGCTGGCTCGGGTGATCCTGCTGGGCACCGGGCTCACGGCGGCGCCGCTCCTCGCCACGCTGGAGCTCATCCCCTGGACGGAGCGGACGGAGTGGACCTTTCCCCAGCGGGCAGGCGGGTTCGAGCTCTGGGAGCTCGCTGGAACGTTCTGGCCCCAGCTTACCCTGTGGTCCCCGCTCTACGTCGGGATCCCCACGCTCCTTCTGGCCCTCGCAAACCTCGCCGCAGGGACACCTGAAGGACAACTCCCCCGCATCCTGTGGGGAGGGCTGGCGGGCGTCGGCGGGCTGTGGGCGCTGGGAGGAGAAGCTGCCCTGTATCCGGCCCTCGTCCGTCTCCTGCCGGTCCTGGAACTCTTCCGCAACCAAGAGCGGGCAGCCCTGATCCCCGCCTGGTGTCTCGTCGCCCTGGCGGTGGAAGGCTGGCCCCGTCCGCCCACTGAATCCCTCCGGCGCGCACTAAGATGGATCATAGGGGGCACTGGGTTGCTGCTCCTGGGGGCCCTTCTGCTCATCCAGGCCCAGGACATCTCGCAGTGGCCTCGCCTCCATCGGCTGCTCTCCCAAGCTGGGTGGCCGTGGGCGATGGCCACGGGCGCGCTCCTCCTCCTGCGCGGCTGGCCCCGCACCCGCTGGGCCCTTGTCGCCCTGCTGGCCCTGGATGTGGGCTCCGTCGCCTGGCGGACCGCGGAGGCCGGCCATCGGGTGTGGCAGGATCCGGAGGCGGTCGCCGCTCCCCCGATCACGCCGGATATGCTCCCGGCGAGCGGGCCTCCCTACCGGGTCGACACCCGCGGACACGCCACCGGGAACTGGACTGCTCAGGTCGGCGTGGAGGATCTCCATGGCTCCGTCACGCTGGCCCTGCGCCCCTTCCTGCGGTTCCGCCAGCAAGTGCCGGGGGAGCGGGTCTGGGCGCTGATGGGCGTGGGATGCTATCTCCAGCGCGCCGATGAGCCACCCCTTCCCTTCCCCTCCCGCCCCGTCCGATCCCTCATGCTCGGGGAAAAAGCCGTTGAGCTCCGCTGCCTGGAGGTCCCCTTCTCCCGCTTTCACCTGATGTATGAGGCGGTGGTCTTCGACGATGAAACCGCGTTACGCGCCCTGCGGGACGCCGCCTTCGACCCCCTCCGGACGGTGATCCTGGACCGCCTATGGCCGCTGCCGGGGATGTCCCCTCCTTCGACGCCGCCGCGCCTGACGGTGCAAGCCTGGGCTCCCGAGGCGCTGCAGCTGGAAGTCTGGACGGAGAAGCCCGGGTTCCTGGTCATTGGAGATGTCTGGTATCCCGGCTGGCAGGCATGGGTGGATGGGCAGCCCGCCCCGGTGCTGCGAGCCTATACGACCCTGCGGGCGGTCCCTGTGCCCGCGGGCGCCCACGTCGTGATCCTTCGCTACGAGCCGCTTTCCGTGCGCCTGGGCCTGGCCCTCTCGGGGCTGTCCTTCGCGCTCCTGTGCCTCAGCGCCTTCCGCGGAAGGCCGTGA
- a CDS encoding S41 family peptidase, translated as MSDLGKRLGNLLLFAVLATGLVGAAFLTGFGVAWGMTARAPHALPTTPTTAAPAAPPRDLQEAFDVFWEAWKLVQEEYYGEIPSPQTVAYGAIRGALQTLGDPYTSFIEPKIARILEEDASGQFEGIGAMVRMNRDNKLEIVRVFEGSPAQKAGLRAGDLVIEVDGQSIVGYSIYEAVALIRGPAGTSVTLTIERPGQRDPIRVTVTRARITIPVVEARMLPEGIAYLRLFDFSAQATRQLRDQLRSLLAQNPHGLILDLRDNPGGFLDQAIQVADLFLDEGIVAYERMKDGEERVFRSKSGDPGEKIPMVVLVNAGSASASEIVAGALQDRGRALLVGERTFGKGSVQLSHTLSDGSELRVTIARWFTPKNRAIHGEGLNPDVEVKVEPGAEAGGADPQLQRAVEVLLQGR; from the coding sequence GTGAGCGATCTGGGCAAACGGCTGGGAAACCTCCTCCTCTTCGCCGTGCTGGCGACCGGCCTCGTCGGCGCGGCGTTCCTGACCGGGTTCGGCGTCGCCTGGGGGATGACCGCCCGCGCCCCCCACGCCCTCCCCACAACCCCAACGACTGCTGCGCCGGCCGCTCCTCCACGGGACCTCCAGGAAGCCTTCGACGTGTTCTGGGAGGCTTGGAAACTGGTCCAGGAGGAATACTACGGGGAGATCCCCTCCCCGCAGACCGTCGCCTACGGCGCCATCCGGGGGGCCCTGCAGACCCTGGGGGATCCCTACACGTCTTTCATCGAGCCAAAGATCGCCCGCATCCTGGAGGAGGACGCCTCCGGGCAGTTCGAGGGGATCGGGGCCATGGTGCGCATGAACCGGGACAACAAACTGGAGATCGTGCGCGTCTTCGAGGGCTCCCCGGCCCAGAAGGCAGGCCTCCGCGCGGGGGATCTGGTGATCGAAGTCGACGGGCAATCCATTGTCGGCTACAGCATCTACGAGGCCGTGGCCCTGATCCGGGGCCCAGCGGGCACTTCGGTGACCCTCACCATCGAACGGCCCGGCCAGCGCGATCCCATCCGGGTGACCGTCACCCGGGCTCGCATCACCATCCCGGTGGTGGAAGCCCGCATGCTGCCCGAGGGCATCGCCTACCTCCGCCTCTTCGACTTCAGCGCCCAGGCGACCCGACAGCTCCGAGATCAGCTCCGCTCCCTGCTGGCTCAGAACCCCCACGGCCTGATCCTCGACCTGCGCGATAACCCCGGCGGGTTCCTGGACCAGGCGATCCAGGTGGCGGATCTCTTCCTGGATGAAGGGATCGTGGCCTACGAACGGATGAAGGACGGTGAGGAGCGGGTTTTCCGCTCGAAGAGCGGCGATCCGGGCGAGAAGATCCCCATGGTCGTGCTGGTGAACGCCGGCAGCGCCAGCGCCTCGGAGATCGTCGCCGGCGCCCTGCAGGACCGCGGGCGCGCCCTCCTGGTCGGCGAGCGCACCTTCGGGAAGGGATCGGTCCAGCTCTCCCACACCCTATCGGACGGCTCGGAGCTCCGGGTGACCATCGCCCGCTGGTTCACCCCGAAGAACCGGGCGATCCACGGGGAAGGGTTGAACCCCGATGTGGAGGTGAAGGTGGAGCCCGGGGCGGAGGCCGGCGGGGCCGATCCCCAGCTGCAGCGCGCGGTGGAGGTCCTGCTTCAGGGGCGTTGA
- a CDS encoding FAD-dependent oxidoreductase — protein sequence MEMLRWEAEVVVVGTGPGGATVARELARAGRRVLLFERGGPERGRPLYGTHLGALRYTERGGLFFTPEGIQVVAPHMVGGATGMFAGCAAPPPDWLRTKYGIDLRLEVAETIEELRIAPLPPEHRGAASTRLAEAARALGYAIYPQPKFIRPERAPRFQCGAHCLLGCRCGAKWSAAEFVEEAVRAGALLFPYAFVERVLLEGGRAVGVAGRIRGQPFIARADRVVLAAGGLGTPRILQASGFRGIGEGLAMDLTVIVYGRSRADGNASDPPMTWSWEDPGLEVMFSTLMDPWLLYPLVAGMSGLRHVATWPRWRQMLGVMIKLRDTLSGRLHPDGSLSKPLTPTDRDRLQEAVGIARRILSEAGADPASIFVSPMRGTHPSATVRIGELVDTDLQTEVRGLYVCDASVFPEALGRPTVLTLIALGKRLARSMVEA from the coding sequence ATGGAGATGCTTCGATGGGAGGCGGAGGTGGTGGTGGTGGGCACGGGACCGGGCGGGGCGACGGTGGCCCGGGAGCTGGCCCGGGCGGGCCGGCGGGTGCTGCTGTTCGAGCGCGGCGGCCCGGAGCGGGGCCGCCCGCTGTATGGCACGCATCTGGGTGCCCTCCGCTACACCGAGCGGGGCGGCCTCTTCTTCACCCCCGAGGGGATCCAGGTGGTGGCCCCCCATATGGTGGGCGGGGCCACCGGCATGTTCGCCGGTTGCGCGGCGCCGCCGCCCGATTGGCTGCGGACGAAATACGGGATCGATCTCCGTCTGGAGGTCGCGGAGACCATCGAGGAGCTGAGGATCGCCCCGTTGCCCCCGGAGCACCGCGGCGCGGCCTCCACCCGCTTGGCCGAGGCGGCCCGCGCCCTCGGCTACGCCATCTATCCCCAGCCCAAATTCATCCGCCCCGAGCGCGCCCCGCGCTTTCAATGCGGCGCCCACTGCCTCCTCGGATGCCGTTGCGGGGCGAAGTGGAGCGCCGCCGAGTTCGTGGAGGAGGCCGTCCGGGCGGGCGCGCTCCTTTTCCCCTACGCGTTCGTGGAGCGCGTCCTCCTCGAGGGAGGACGGGCGGTGGGGGTGGCGGGTCGCATCCGGGGGCAGCCCTTCATCGCGCGGGCGGACCGGGTGGTGCTGGCCGCCGGGGGCCTGGGCACCCCCCGCATCCTGCAGGCCTCCGGTTTCCGTGGGATCGGAGAGGGGCTGGCGATGGATCTCACCGTGATCGTGTACGGCCGATCCCGGGCGGATGGGAACGCCTCGGACCCCCCGATGACCTGGTCCTGGGAGGATCCGGGGCTGGAGGTCATGTTCAGCACGCTCATGGATCCCTGGCTGCTGTATCCGCTGGTGGCGGGGATGAGCGGCCTGCGCCATGTGGCGACCTGGCCGCGCTGGCGGCAGATGCTCGGGGTGATGATCAAACTCCGCGATACGCTCTCCGGCCGCCTCCACCCGGATGGATCCCTCTCGAAGCCGCTGACCCCGACGGATCGAGACCGGTTGCAGGAGGCTGTGGGCATCGCCCGGCGTATCCTGAGCGAGGCCGGGGCGGATCCCGCTTCGATCTTTGTCTCCCCGATGCGGGGGACCCATCCCAGCGCCACCGTGCGCATCGGAGAGCTGGTGGACACGGATCTGCAGACGGAGGTGCGGGGGCTGTACGTCTGCGACGCCAGCGTGTTCCCCGAGGCGCTGGGGCGGCCGACGGTGCTGACCCTCATCGCCCTGGGCAAGCGCTTGGCCCGGTCCATGGTTGAAGCGTAG
- a CDS encoding 1-aminocyclopropane-1-carboxylate deaminase/D-cysteine desulfhydrase: MDAEELARRLEAIPRVPLLAAPTPLEPLPRLSAALGRPVYLKREDAIGPALGGNKARPLEYLLADALRRGHRRVVTYGGLQSNHARITAAAARRLGLEPHLFYFTPRPPRLSGNLLLNELLGAFMHFFPFGGGGGPRSLAWTDFLVRVLARLWVGRHYFIPVGGRSVLGGLGYVRAALELHHQAQAHGLGPAWVVTAVGTGGTLAGLWAGWTLLRSPLRPLGIDIGGLWKDLPAAIARLAGQICARLGEPHRFPTTEVPLIERTYAGSGYGAPSPEGNRVLRELARLEGILLDPVYTAKAFAGMLDLLQKGKLGSDEPIIFLHTGGIPALFAFEAGDLAA, encoded by the coding sequence ATGGATGCGGAGGAGCTGGCGCGTCGTCTGGAGGCGATCCCGCGGGTCCCGCTGCTCGCCGCGCCCACCCCGCTGGAGCCTCTGCCTCGCCTGAGCGCGGCGCTGGGCCGGCCGGTTTACCTCAAACGGGAGGACGCCATCGGGCCGGCGCTGGGGGGCAACAAGGCCCGTCCCCTGGAGTATCTGCTGGCCGACGCCCTCCGCCGGGGCCATCGCCGCGTGGTCACCTACGGCGGCCTGCAGTCCAACCATGCGCGGATCACGGCCGCCGCCGCCCGGCGCCTGGGGCTGGAGCCCCATCTCTTCTACTTCACCCCTCGTCCTCCTCGTCTGAGCGGCAACCTCCTGTTAAACGAGCTGCTCGGAGCCTTTATGCACTTCTTCCCCTTCGGCGGCGGAGGAGGCCCCCGTTCCCTGGCGTGGACGGACTTCCTGGTTCGGGTCTTGGCCCGGCTGTGGGTGGGCCGCCATTACTTCATCCCTGTAGGTGGGCGCTCGGTCCTGGGCGGGCTGGGCTACGTGCGGGCCGCCCTGGAGCTCCACCATCAGGCCCAGGCGCACGGGCTGGGGCCGGCCTGGGTGGTGACGGCGGTGGGGACCGGGGGGACGCTGGCCGGGTTGTGGGCGGGATGGACCCTGCTTCGCTCCCCGCTGCGCCCCCTGGGCATCGACATCGGGGGATTGTGGAAGGACCTCCCGGCCGCCATCGCCCGCCTCGCCGGGCAGATCTGCGCCCGCCTGGGCGAGCCCCACCGGTTCCCGACGACTGAGGTGCCTCTGATCGAGCGGACCTATGCGGGATCGGGTTACGGGGCGCCCTCCCCGGAGGGGAACCGGGTGCTGCGGGAGCTGGCGCGTCTGGAGGGGATCCTGCTGGATCCGGTTTACACGGCGAAGGCCTTCGCTGGGATGCTGGATTTGCTCCAGAAGGGGAAGCTGGGATCCGATGAGCCGATCATCTTCCTGCACACCGGGGGCATCCCCGCGCTGTTCGCCTTTGAGGCCGGCGACCTGGCGGCGTGA
- a CDS encoding DMT family transporter produces MAWEGILAALASAIMLGGAPILAKLAYRDGADPATVVILRSGIAALALWALYLIHPRWRRYLYIYPVGLLGCLAVGFTNALGSIFYYMGLYRLDAAVAHLIYSMYPVLVAVITHLNGEPVPGWTRVRILMAGLGVGLLLGRFQGMPDPLGVILVLLSSGLYALHVVLSQRVLYEMPAQTLTLYALTATAAFTPVAGWAMGNARASVPTAALGPIAAMAGVLMLSRLTMFLGVKRLGGVQTALLTVLEILVTVGLAVGFLGERLTLVQWLGALLMIASVMLIARESPRAPVPRWRMPLLPPAD; encoded by the coding sequence ATGGCGTGGGAAGGGATCCTGGCGGCGCTGGCCTCGGCGATCATGCTGGGCGGGGCGCCGATCCTGGCCAAGCTGGCCTATCGGGACGGCGCGGACCCGGCCACCGTGGTCATCCTGCGCAGCGGGATCGCCGCCCTGGCCCTATGGGCCCTTTACCTGATCCATCCTCGCTGGCGCCGCTATCTTTACATCTATCCGGTGGGCCTGCTCGGATGCCTCGCCGTGGGCTTCACCAACGCCCTGGGCTCGATCTTCTACTATATGGGCCTTTACCGGCTGGACGCCGCGGTCGCCCATCTGATCTACTCCATGTATCCCGTCCTGGTCGCGGTGATCACCCACCTGAACGGGGAGCCTGTTCCGGGATGGACTCGTGTGCGGATCCTGATGGCCGGGCTGGGGGTGGGGCTGCTGCTGGGCCGCTTCCAGGGGATGCCGGATCCCCTGGGGGTGATCCTGGTGCTGCTCTCCAGCGGGCTCTACGCCCTCCATGTAGTGCTCAGCCAGCGGGTGCTCTACGAGATGCCCGCCCAGACCCTCACCCTCTACGCCCTGACGGCCACGGCCGCCTTCACCCCGGTCGCCGGCTGGGCGATGGGCAACGCCCGCGCCTCCGTCCCGACGGCCGCCCTGGGCCCCATCGCCGCCATGGCGGGGGTGCTGATGCTCTCGCGGCTGACGATGTTCCTCGGCGTCAAGCGCTTGGGAGGGGTCCAGACCGCCCTGCTCACGGTGCTGGAGATCCTGGTCACCGTGGGGCTGGCCGTTGGGTTCCTGGGGGAACGCCTGACGCTGGTTCAGTGGCTCGGCGCGCTGCTGATGATCGCCAGCGTGATGCTGATCGCCCGCGAAAGCCCCCGCGCCCCTGTCCCGCGCTGGCGGATGCCCCTGCTGCCCCCTGCGGATTGA
- a CDS encoding peptidoglycan recognition protein family protein, which yields MAGRSLPVYLYGIHDPGPWRERFRAAGVTGWVIFEETIGADPEDPSGRGSIYREWADAGFGVIVVLNHGRYPNGTLPSSDRYEAFARRCARFVAASPGAHIWIIGNEPNHPQQQPGARLDPRGAVCEAAEWITPERYARCFRLCREWIRNQPGHEEDWVIPAAVAPFTAVLRYPGNPTGDWIVYFHDLIAALGEDLDGIALHVAGQSADPQALAMDLRCPPPYEARRWGFRAYQDFIEAIPPHLRHLPLFITEASMGDQGGRPIPWPDADTGWISEAYTEIHRWNADPAHPPIRCMALYRWQRVDPWFMEGKTGLLRDLDRALTARLRWDVGLQRYPRVTLRMEMPLRDRPEGEPIGRALPTGQAAFAVERTADGRWVALLLPDRGRKGWVPREALTFRGDPQEIPVRRDGPVRLTLRRATALRLAPSPTAPALAELPAGSRGVAELTTSDRRWWRVRWEGGAGWVHALDVALEGDPGRVPTAPCPWADADLQRLNLSLEWIEPLLPRRKPSPWPRRPLEGVRYLILHPLEIPGDLPPQALAEFLIEHKGRLGFPFHFYLTADGRVFWTLPLEAMTDHAGGCGRISVGLAIAGWREGQPLAPTPLDRVARLCAWLMIRFRLGPAQIRTIDELFPSAGAVPFSGAAVREAAQRILKEAGWPIPGLPEPGWRDLPSRAPFPPRPLWRIRELILHHTGTDPAVPAEQIVAFQTERLGLPGPTYHFLVAGDGTLYRIHPLTAAVSHAGADPTRSVSIGLIGDFRRQPPREGQLTATAELIAFLLEHLGLGIEAVKGHEELDGTPCPGGWRTGIAWRGLLWAQVQAIRRRHGLAV from the coding sequence ATGGCGGGGCGGAGCCTGCCGGTCTATCTTTACGGCATCCACGACCCGGGCCCGTGGCGGGAGCGGTTCCGCGCCGCGGGCGTGACCGGCTGGGTGATCTTCGAGGAGACCATCGGGGCCGACCCCGAGGATCCCAGCGGCCGCGGCTCGATCTATCGGGAATGGGCGGACGCCGGCTTCGGGGTGATCGTGGTCCTCAACCACGGCCGCTATCCCAACGGCACCCTCCCCTCCTCCGACCGCTACGAAGCCTTCGCCCGGCGCTGCGCCCGCTTCGTCGCCGCCTCGCCGGGGGCGCATATCTGGATCATCGGGAACGAGCCCAACCACCCCCAGCAACAGCCCGGCGCTCGCCTCGACCCCCGCGGCGCCGTCTGCGAGGCCGCGGAATGGATCACGCCGGAGCGCTACGCCCGCTGCTTCCGGCTCTGCCGGGAGTGGATCCGCAACCAGCCCGGGCACGAGGAGGATTGGGTGATCCCGGCCGCTGTGGCCCCCTTCACCGCCGTCCTCCGTTACCCCGGCAACCCCACCGGGGACTGGATCGTCTATTTCCACGACCTGATCGCGGCCCTGGGGGAGGACCTGGACGGGATCGCCCTTCACGTCGCCGGCCAGAGCGCGGACCCTCAGGCCCTCGCCATGGACCTCCGCTGCCCCCCGCCCTATGAGGCTCGGCGATGGGGCTTCCGCGCCTATCAGGACTTCATCGAGGCGATCCCGCCTCACCTGCGCCATCTCCCCCTCTTCATCACCGAGGCCTCGATGGGGGATCAGGGCGGCCGGCCCATCCCCTGGCCCGACGCCGACACCGGCTGGATCTCCGAAGCCTACACGGAGATCCACCGCTGGAACGCGGATCCGGCCCATCCGCCGATCCGCTGCATGGCCCTCTACCGCTGGCAACGCGTGGATCCCTGGTTCATGGAGGGCAAGACGGGATTGCTGCGCGATCTGGACCGCGCGCTCACGGCCCGCCTTCGATGGGATGTGGGGCTCCAGCGATACCCGCGCGTCACCCTCCGGATGGAGATGCCGCTTCGCGATCGGCCGGAAGGCGAACCCATCGGGCGGGCGCTCCCCACCGGGCAGGCCGCTTTCGCCGTTGAGCGGACGGCGGACGGCCGCTGGGTGGCCCTGCTCCTGCCGGATCGGGGGCGGAAGGGCTGGGTGCCCCGGGAAGCCCTCACGTTCCGGGGTGATCCCCAGGAGATCCCGGTGCGGCGCGACGGCCCGGTCCGGCTGACCTTGCGCCGGGCCACGGCGCTCCGCCTCGCGCCCTCCCCCACCGCCCCCGCCCTCGCCGAGCTTCCGGCGGGGAGCCGGGGCGTCGCCGAGCTGACGACCTCCGACCGCCGATGGTGGAGAGTCCGATGGGAGGGAGGCGCCGGCTGGGTGCACGCCCTCGACGTCGCCCTGGAAGGGGATCCCGGCCGCGTCCCGACAGCCCCCTGCCCCTGGGCCGATGCGGACCTCCAGCGCCTGAACCTCTCCCTGGAGTGGATCGAACCCTTGCTGCCCCGCCGGAAGCCTTCCCCCTGGCCCCGACGCCCCCTGGAGGGGGTCCGGTATCTGATCCTGCATCCTCTGGAGATCCCCGGGGATCTGCCCCCACAGGCCCTGGCGGAGTTCCTGATCGAACACAAGGGACGCCTGGGCTTCCCTTTTCACTTTTACCTCACGGCGGACGGACGGGTTTTCTGGACCCTCCCGCTGGAGGCGATGACGGATCACGCCGGTGGCTGCGGACGCATCAGCGTGGGCCTCGCCATCGCCGGATGGCGGGAGGGCCAGCCGCTCGCCCCTACACCACTGGACCGGGTCGCCCGGTTGTGTGCGTGGCTGATGATCCGCTTCCGGCTGGGACCGGCCCAGATCCGGACGATCGATGAGCTCTTCCCCTCCGCCGGCGCTGTCCCCTTTTCCGGCGCGGCCGTTCGGGAGGCGGCGCAGCGGATCCTGAAGGAGGCCGGGTGGCCGATCCCCGGGCTGCCGGAGCCCGGCTGGCGCGACCTCCCCTCTCGCGCTCCCTTCCCGCCCCGCCCGCTCTGGCGGATCCGAGAGCTGATCCTCCATCACACCGGGACCGATCCGGCGGTCCCGGCGGAGCAGATCGTCGCCTTCCAGACGGAACGGCTCGGGCTGCCCGGGCCGACGTATCATTTCCTGGTGGCCGGAGATGGAACCCTTTACCGGATCCATCCCCTGACGGCGGCGGTTTCCCATGCAGGAGCCGATCCGACGCGCTCCGTGAGCATCGGGCTGATCGGGGACTTCCGGAGGCAACCCCCGAGGGAGGGTCAGCTCACCGCCACGGCGGAGCTGATCGCCTTCCTCCTGGAGCACCTCGGGCTGGGGATCGAAGCGGTGAAGGGCCACGAGGAGCTGGATGGGACTCCATGCCCGGGGGGATGGCGGACGGGGATCGCGTGGCGGGGGCTGCTGTGGGCGCAGGTTCAGGCGATCCGGCGGCGGCACGGTCTGGCGGTCTGA